CACAGCTTGTCGGAAAAGTAGCGCGCGGGACGAAGTATGACAATGGCAAAGAGATGAGGGTCGCCGCCTAGTATCTTTTTACACACCTATTGACAACGGCTCCGAATCGGCGGTGCCCTGGTACCAGTCCTCGCCCATGCGCATCTGCGCCGGCACCGCAGTGATAAAGTGCTCGCCCAAGAAATCGCTGGTGCGCCAGCCGCGCTCGACATGTTCGAGCAGCGACTGTGCCTTGAACTGCGTCATCACATAGATCGATAATATTCCGGAGTTGACGAAGTTCGACAAAACAAAATCGATGATGCGGTAGCGCCCACCGAAGGGCACGGCCGGCTTGGCGCGGTGCTCGGTTAACGGAAATAGCCGCTCGCCGCGACCGCCGGCGAGGATAATGCCAAGGACAGGAATCATTCGTAGTTAGCGAACGAGATCCTGGTACAGGCTGCTGTAGAGGGCTGCGGAGCGATCCCAAGAATTGTCGATTTTCATGGCGCGCCGCATCAAGGCCGTCCAGGCTCGTGTGTCGCCAAATAAATGCAAAGCGCGTTCCACCGTGTTGTAGAGCGCGTCGGCTTCGTAGGGCAGAAAGGAAAACCCGGTGCCGCTAAGGTTTTTTTCATCGAAGTTTGCCACGGAATCGTTGAGCCCACCCACCGCGCGCACGATCGGAATCGTGCCGTAGCGCAGGCTGAACATCTGATTCAGCCCGCAGGGCTCATAGAGCGAGGGCATCAGAAAAATATCCGCGCCGGCTTCGATACGATGCGCCAATTTTTCGTCAAACCCGATACGGATCGCGACCTTATCCGGATAGAGTTTGGCCGCAAGGCCGAAAAATTTGACGAAGCGAGCTTCGCCGGTGCCCAGCAAAACAAACTGCACGGGCCAATTCATCAGCTTGGGCCAGATCGCCTCAACCAGATCAAAGCCCTTTTGCGCGGTGAGCCGCGACACCACCCCGATCAAAGGCACTTCGGCCCGTTCCGGCAAGCCGTAGAGCTGTTGTAATTCCTGCTTGCAACGTGCCTTGCCCGCCAATTCGTTGACATCGTAACGGGCCGCTATGACAGGGTCGTTCTGCGGGTTCCATTCGTCGTAGTCGATGCCGTTCATGATGCCGACCACGTCAGCGGCACGCTCGCGCAGCACGCCGTCCAAGCCGAACCCTTGCTCGGGCGTCATGATTTCTCGCCCATAGGTAGGACTGACCGTGGTGATCTTGTGACTGGAAACCAGCGCGCTCTTGAGAAAGTTGATCTTGCCGTGGAACTCTAGGTGCTTCGGGTTGAACCAGCTCCGGTCGCAATCGAGCAGCGGCCAGAGCGAACCATTGAACAGTCCTTGAAATCCGAGATTGTGCACGGTGAAGACGGTCTTAACCTGCACCAGCTCCGGATAGCGCTCGGGCTGAGCGCACAGAAAAAATATAGCCAGCGCGGTTTGCCAGTCATGCGCGTGCAGGATGTCAGGCGGATTGTGACGCGCGATCTCGAGTGCCGCGCGGCAGAAAAAGACGAAGCGTTCAGCGTTGTCGGGATAGTCCCCTGCCGGCGTGCCATAGAGAAACTCGCGGTCGAAGTAGCGGTCGGCGCGGACAAAATGCACCGGCAGGTTTTTGCCTATGGTGGCCTTGTGCACGGAAAACTCTTGCGCCACCCCGCCCAGCGAAGCCGCAGCCGAAGCGCCTTCGAGAGCGTGACTGCCGGCCAACGCTGGGCGATACGCTGGCATGATCAAACTCACCTGATGACCCAGGCGCTCCAGGGCAACCGGCAACGTGCCAATCACGTCGGCCAGCCCGCCGGTCTTGGCGAAGGGCGAGGCTTCAGAGGCGAGGAAAGCGATGCGCATCGACTGGTTTCTGGTTTCGAGTTTTGGGTTCCGCGTTTCCGGTTGTCGCTCGCTGGAGTGGACCTGACCCGGTTAAATCATGACTGGTGTGTGAAAAACAATATCGCCAGAGGCGGCAGGGAAAGCTTTAGGGAATGAGAGCGGCCGTGATGCGGCACCGGCGCGGCTTCGACACCGCCGCCGTTGCCAACGTTGCTACCACCGTAGCAGGCGGCATCGCTGTTTAACGCTTCGCGCCAGTAGCCGCCGCGCGGCGCGCCGACGCGGTAATTGGTCCGCAGGACGGGAGTAAAGTTGCAAACCGCGAGCACGATGCCTTCGGTCGATCGCCCTTTGCGTATCAAGCTGACCACGCTGCCGTCGGCGTCGCCGCAGTCGATCCATTCGAAACCGGCGGGGTCGCAATCGAGCTCGTGCAGCGCCGTTGCAGTTTTATAAAACCGATTGAGATCGCCGACCCAACGCTGCATGCCGGCATGCATGGGAAAATCGAGCAGCTGCCACTCCAAGCTGCCGTCATGGCTCCACTCGCTCCACTGGCCGAGCTCGCCGCCCATGAAGAGCATTTTCTTGGCCGGCTGCGCGTACATATAGCCGTAGAGCAGTCTTAAATTGGCAAACTTTTGCCAGTCATCGCCTGGCATTTTGCCGATAAGCGAGCCTTTGCCGTAGACCACTTCATCGTGCGACAGCGGCAGCACAAAATTTTCATGAAACGCATAGAGCATGCGAAAGGTCAGCTTGTCGTGATGGTAGCGCCGATGGACCGGGTCTTTGCTCATGTATTGCAAGGTGTCGTGCATCCAACCCATGTCCCACTTGAGGCCGAAACCCAGGCCGCCCAAATGCGCCGGCCGCGACACCATCGGCCAAGAGGTCGATTCTTCAGCGATGGTCTGCACGTCGGGATGGGAGCGATAGACCTCACGGTTCATGCGCCGCAGGAACTCGATGGCGCCAAGGTTTTCCTTGCCGCCAAAGCGGTTAGGAACCCACTCGCCGACTTTACGCGCGTAGTCGAGATAGAGCATCGACGCCACCGCGTCGACGCGCAGCGCGTCGGCATGATAGCGGTCGAGCCAAAAAAACGCGTTGCTGATGAGAAAGCTCTGCACCTCTTTGCGGCCGTAGTTGAAAATGTAGCTATTCCATTCGGGATGGTAGCCCTGGCGCGGATCGGCATGCTCGTAGAGATGAGTGCCGTCGAAAAAGCCCAGGCCATGCTCGTCGCTCGGGAAATGCGACGGCACCCAGTCGAGGATCACCCCGATGCCCGCTTGGTGCAAGGTGTCGATCAAGTACATCAAATCCTGCGGCGTGCCAAAGTTTCCCGAGGGCGCGAAGTAGCCGGTAATTTGATACCCCCAGGAGCCAAAAAACGGATGATCCATCACGGGTAAGAACTCGACGTGGGTGAAATCCAGTTTCTGCAAGTACTCAGCGAGCTGCGGCGCCAATTCGCGGTACGACAGCGAGTGGCCATTGGCGGCGCGCCTCCAGGAGCCTAGATGCATCTCATAGATCGCCATCGGTTTGTCCAGGCCATTTTTCTGCCGCCGGCCCGCCATCCATGAATGGTCGTTCCAGTCGTAGTCCAAGTCCCAAACGATGGAGGCGTTCTTGGGCGGAATCTCATTAAAGAAAGAAAACGGATCGGCCTTGTCGGCGCGGTAGCCGTGAAAACGCGAGGCGACGTGAAATTTGTAAAGCGTGCCGCGACCGATGTTGGGGAGAAAGCCTTCCCAAATGCCCGACTGCGCGCGCGGCCGTAGCCGATGGTTGGCGCCGTCCCAGCCGTTGAAGTCACCGACGACCGAAACCCGCTCTGCGTCCGGCGCCCACACGGCGAAATAAGTTCCACGCTGGCCATCGCGCTCGACCCCATGCGCGCCCAACTTGTCGGCCAAACGAAAGTGACTGCCTTCGTTGAAGAGAAAAAGATCGTCGTCGGTTAGCAGAGTGATTGTCTGTGGCCCATCCATCAATTTGCTAGCGTCCTTTCGAGTTTGCCGCCGTGATTCGTGTTCGTGGCTCGTGCTCGGAGTTGGGGGCGGCGCGCACGAGTCACGAGCACCAGCCACGATTGCCGGCCACCGCCGCCAAAATGTCCGCCACGGCGCGATTTTCCCGCAGGCTCGCCAACGTATGCCGCGCTTTGCGGCGCCAATTGGGCCGCTCATTCCAAGTGCCGGGCACGTTCTGCGGCAGCGCCTCGAGCCACAAATCTTCCAGGTTGATCAGCAACAGATCGGCGCGACTAGCGGCCATGAAACAAAGCCACGCTTTCAATACCGCCAGTGGATCGTCCGTGTCCGGCGCCAGCAAGTTCCGCCCACGCAAAAAGTCGCTGAGCGCCCGGCGCTGCGCTCCGCGATAGTCATGATCGTGAGTCGCCTGCGCCGCATCGAGCAGGCCGAGCTCGACGCGATCTTGAATTTCGCTGCCATGCCAGAAGCCGGCAAAGGTCGCCGTGTCGTGGGTGTTGACGCTAGCCACGTTGCCCGGCGCGATGGGCTGCAGCGCCGGACCGCCGCCGGCGTCGACGCCAAACTGGCCAACGGGCATGCCGAAGATCCGATGGCGCGCCAGCGCCTCGTTGGTATAGAACGGCACGGTGCCAAGATTTTCGCCGACGATCTGCGCCCGGTGGCGGTGCGACTCCAAGCAGAGGATCGCGTAGAGCTCCGCGGCTTTGCCATGCACGTAAATACCTTCCGTGGCGGCTGCGCCCTGCGGAATCCAATACATGCGGTGCAAGCCCATCACATGATCGATGCGCAAAAAATCGGCGGGTTGCAAATGATGGCGCAAACAGTCGACGAGATAACGATAGCCCTGGAGCCGGATCGCTTCTGGATGCAGCGGCGGGAACCCCCAGTTCTGCCCACCGACGAAGAGTCCGTCCGGCGGCGCACCGGCGCTGGCGCCGAGGACGAACAAGTCCTGATTGCGCCAGACATCGTAGCCGTCACGATTGACGCCGAGAGGAAAGTCGAGGTAAAGACTGACGCCGCGCTCGCGCGCGGTCGCGCCGACGCCGAGCATTTGCTCGGTTGCCAGCCATTGCACGAAGAGGTGATAGTTGCGCGCGCTCTCCTCGACGTCGGCGAGGCCCAACACACCGGTGCGGGCTGGCCCCGGCCAATGCTGCCAAGTTTCGTGATCGCGCTCGACCCTGGCGCGAAACCCCGCGTAGTCCTGCAAGTTCGGATGGGCCGCGACATAGTTCTCGTATGAGCTCCGGCGCACGCCGGCCGTGCTGAGCAGGGCCGCAAGCAACTCCTCCAGCACGCTGCGCTTGAGCGCCATCAGGCGGCGATAATCGATCAACGGCGCCGCGCGCAGACTCCGTAACGCGTCGCGAAAACTGGCCGAATCCAACAAAGCTCGGGCTGCGGCACAATCGGCAACGCCGGGAATACGTTCCACGTCGATGTAAAACTCGTTCCAAAACAGCCGGCTCACCGGCGCATAGGGACTTGGATCGAAAGGCTCGTCCAGAAACGCCGGCAATAGCGGCAACGTGCCCACGACTGCGACGCGGTTTTGAGACGCGAAGAGCGTGAACGCTGCCAAGCTGGAGAAAT
This region of Deltaproteobacteria bacterium genomic DNA includes:
- the glgB gene encoding 1,4-alpha-glucan branching protein GlgB — translated: MDGPQTITLLTDDDLFLFNEGSHFRLADKLGAHGVERDGQRGTYFAVWAPDAERVSVVGDFNGWDGANHRLRPRAQSGIWEGFLPNIGRGTLYKFHVASRFHGYRADKADPFSFFNEIPPKNASIVWDLDYDWNDHSWMAGRRQKNGLDKPMAIYEMHLGSWRRAANGHSLSYRELAPQLAEYLQKLDFTHVEFLPVMDHPFFGSWGYQITGYFAPSGNFGTPQDLMYLIDTLHQAGIGVILDWVPSHFPSDEHGLGFFDGTHLYEHADPRQGYHPEWNSYIFNYGRKEVQSFLISNAFFWLDRYHADALRVDAVASMLYLDYARKVGEWVPNRFGGKENLGAIEFLRRMNREVYRSHPDVQTIAEESTSWPMVSRPAHLGGLGFGLKWDMGWMHDTLQYMSKDPVHRRYHHDKLTFRMLYAFHENFVLPLSHDEVVYGKGSLIGKMPGDDWQKFANLRLLYGYMYAQPAKKMLFMGGELGQWSEWSHDGSLEWQLLDFPMHAGMQRWVGDLNRFYKTATALHELDCDPAGFEWIDCGDADGSVVSLIRKGRSTEGIVLAVCNFTPVLRTNYRVGAPRGGYWREALNSDAACYGGSNVGNGGGVEAAPVPHHGRSHSLKLSLPPLAILFFTHQS
- the malQ gene encoding 4-alpha-glucanotransferase, with amino-acid sequence MPNELTLLHRLARSYGVQTLHRDGFARPVHPTVETVLCVLRMLGASVEHLDDVSSALRQRRQCLWERGVEPVTLSWDGAPVQVNLRLPATLAETPVRYRLELEDGSAIEGPCQNDWPISPRRHIEGREYVARHLAVSAAVPYGYHKLRLFTGARALASDLVCAPRHSYNASARLGRPIGLFCPAYALTEERSWGAGDFSSLAAFTLFASQNRVAVVGTLPLLPAFLDEPFDPSPYAPVSRLFWNEFYIDVERIPGVADCAAARALLDSASFRDALRSLRAAPLIDYRRLMALKRSVLEELLAALLSTAGVRRSSYENYVAAHPNLQDYAGFRARVERDHETWQHWPGPARTGVLGLADVEESARNYHLFVQWLATEQMLGVGATARERGVSLYLDFPLGVNRDGYDVWRNQDLFVLGASAGAPPDGLFVGGQNWGFPPLHPEAIRLQGYRYLVDCLRHHLQPADFLRIDHVMGLHRMYWIPQGAAATEGIYVHGKAAELYAILCLESHRHRAQIVGENLGTVPFYTNEALARHRIFGMPVGQFGVDAGGGPALQPIAPGNVASVNTHDTATFAGFWHGSEIQDRVELGLLDAAQATHDHDYRGAQRRALSDFLRGRNLLAPDTDDPLAVLKAWLCFMAASRADLLLINLEDLWLEALPQNVPGTWNERPNWRRKARHTLASLRENRAVADILAAVAGNRGWCS
- the glgA gene encoding glycogen synthase GlgA; the encoded protein is MRIAFLASEASPFAKTGGLADVIGTLPVALERLGHQVSLIMPAYRPALAGSHALEGASAAASLGGVAQEFSVHKATIGKNLPVHFVRADRYFDREFLYGTPAGDYPDNAERFVFFCRAALEIARHNPPDILHAHDWQTALAIFFLCAQPERYPELVQVKTVFTVHNLGFQGLFNGSLWPLLDCDRSWFNPKHLEFHGKINFLKSALVSSHKITTVSPTYGREIMTPEQGFGLDGVLRERAADVVGIMNGIDYDEWNPQNDPVIAARYDVNELAGKARCKQELQQLYGLPERAEVPLIGVVSRLTAQKGFDLVEAIWPKLMNWPVQFVLLGTGEARFVKFFGLAAKLYPDKVAIRIGFDEKLAHRIEAGADIFLMPSLYEPCGLNQMFSLRYGTIPIVRAVGGLNDSVANFDEKNLSGTGFSFLPYEADALYNTVERALHLFGDTRAWTALMRRAMKIDNSWDRSAALYSSLYQDLVR